A region of Vitis vinifera cultivar Pinot Noir 40024 chromosome 13, ASM3070453v1 DNA encodes the following proteins:
- the LOC100261919 gene encoding protein transport protein SEC13 homolog B, whose protein sequence is MPSQKIKTGHQDTVHDVAMDYYGKRVATASSDSTIKIIGVSNNASQHLATLTGHQGPVWQVAWAHPKFGSILASCSCDGRVIIWKEGNQNEWTQAHVFSDHKSSVNSIAWAPHELGLCLACGSSDGNISVFTARSDGTWDTTKIDQAHPVGVTSVSWAPSMAPGALVGSGLLDLVQKLVSGGCDNTVKVWKLYNGNWKMDCFPALQMHTDWVRDVAWAPNLGLPKSTIASASQDGTVVIWTVAKEGDQWEGKVLKDFKTPVWRVSWSLTGNLLAVADGNNNVTLWKEAVDGEWQQVTTVDP, encoded by the coding sequence ATGCCTTCACAGAAGATCAAAACAGGTCACCAGGACACAGTCCATGATGTTGCCATGGATTACTATGGAAAGAGAGTGGCCACAGCTTCATCTGATAGCACCATTAAGATAATTGGTGTTAGCAATAATGCTTCACAACACCTTGCTACTTTGACTGGCCATCAAGGCCCTGTTTGGCAGGTTGCTTGGGCACACCCCAAGTTTGGATCAATCCTTGCTTCTTGTTCCTGTGATGGCCGAGTGATAATCTGGAAGGAAGGAAATCAAAATGAGTGGACACAAGCTCATGTTTTCAGTGATCATAAATCATCTGTCAACTCCATTGCTTGGGCACCTCATGAACTTGGCCTCTGCTTGGCTTGTGGGTCCTCTGATGGGAATATCTCTGTCTTCACTGCTAGGTCTGATGGCACTTGGGACACCACAAAGATAGATCAAGCTCACCCTGTTGGAGTAACCTCAGTTTCATGGGCCCCATCAATGGCTCCTGGTGCTCTGGTTGGATCTGGTCTGCTGGATCTTGTTCAGAAGCTGGTTTCTGGTGGCTGTGATAATACTGTGAAGGTGTGGAAGCTATACAACGGGAATTGGAAGATGGACTGTTTCCCTGCTCTTCAGATGCATACAGATTGGGTAAGGGATGTGGCTTGGGCACCCAACTTGGGGCTTCCAAAGTCCACAATTGCAAGTGCTTCACAGGATGGAACAGTTGTAATATGGACTGTGGCCAAGGAAGGTGATCAATGGGAGGGTAAAgttttgaaggatttcaagACCCCAGTTTGGAGGGTCTCATGGTCGCTGACTGGAAACCTATTGGCTGTGGCTGATGGAAACAATAATGTGACATTATGGAAAGAAGCAGTTGATGGTGAGTGGCAACAGGTTACTACAGTGGACCCATAG